AAGGCCCTCCAGAACGCCCCTTGGACGTGAACTTGCGCTTGACTCGCGCCTGCATCCGGGCTATCATCATAGAAAAGGAGGTGGTCGCCTGTGACGATGAAAGAACTCATTGAAGCGGTGGTTTCGCTGCCTGTGGACGAGCGAGCCATCGTTGCAGACGCGGTTCTCCGCAGCCTGGACGCCCCTGAGTCGGAGATCGACCGCAAGTGGGTGCAGGTGGCGCAGCGTCGCCTCGCGGAGGTTCGAGCGGGAGAGATTAAGCCGGTTCCGGGAGAGCAGGTCTTCGCCAAAGTCTGGAAGCGATTCGAGACATGAACTACCAGTTTCATCCGGAGGCCGAAGAGGAATTCCTCGGAGCCATCGACTGGTACGAGGATCACGAGAGGAACCTGGGTTTCGACTTTGCGCGAGAGGTCTATGCCACGATTGGACGGGC
The Anaerobaca lacustris DNA segment above includes these coding regions:
- a CDS encoding addiction module protein — encoded protein: MKELIEAVVSLPVDERAIVADAVLRSLDAPESEIDRKWVQVAQRRLAEVRAGEIKPVPGEQVFAKVWKRFET